The genomic DNA GCCGGCTTCTGACATCTGCAAAAAGAATACCATCATCATTTCAGGTTATTGGACATTTTCGGGGGCCAGGAGAGAGAATGATATCCCGTGGTTTCCAATACTGACATTAAAAAGGACTGTTATAAAGATAAtcataaaagacattttaaaaaaacatttggccACAATCAAAATTACTCACCTGGAACATgtgtaaagggttaaaaatgtttatttcagagATGAAttgaaatacagttaaaaagttAAATGTCATATGAGAAGGTTAAAAAGTCACTGAGACTGGTACAGCTAATTGCTGAAAATAagttatgttaaaaatgtgtttaaaaacagATACCCCATAtataaaaaattttttaaaactatttcatTGTGTTTAAGTATGTTAAAAGACTGAATTTCATGGTGTATTTCTGGTTTCTGTGTCAAAGCAATTTTCAAACAGGTCACTAGATGGCGCATAGTGCCAGAGAGGAGCATAAAACCACATTGAGACACTTGCTGCAGAATAAATCCTGCAGCCGAGCTGAACGACACCTAAAACgtggtgtctctttgtttatgcATTCAGGTGGGTTTATATTCCTCAAAACCACATGCATGTACCCCAGAATAAGGGCACATTGTGTTGTGACTTCGTGGATATAAGGTGCAATGTTTAGAGTTTTGTTGAAGTTATTTCTTGAGATACAGCTGTTTTGCCGTGTGCGACGATGCTAGGCTAGCGGACCTGTTGCTAGTAAGTTGCTAACACAGAACTAGTTAAGTTTGACACTGTTAGTTTATATATGGTTTCATGTGTAATTTGGTGTGATGTAAAAGCCATGTAAGGGACAGAGACAAGTTTGCATGGAGAAATTTggtacatttgttttgttaagcCCACAGTTGTTTATGATGTGAAATTAGAGGTACTGTCTATACAGTTGGTGTACTTTGCACAATTAATagaacattttgtgtcattatttgcttgttaaagAAAGCAGAATAAATCCTGCAGCCGAGCTGAACGACAGCTAAAAtgtgttgtctctttgtttatgcATTCAGGCATTCAGCTACTGGATTTATAAACacacccacctgacacctgccGGGCCAGGGGGGTTACATTTCTGGGGGCTCGTCCGGGATCAGCACCTTTACTTGTGGTAGCTGATCATCTGTAACTGAACCTGATGTGAAGATCCCAGGCCAACGTGCTACGCTGACTTCTGAGGTGGAGAGATGACTGCGCTTCAAGAACTGTGGAGGGAGATCCAGAGGAAACTCCATCAGTTGATTAACGCCACCAGGACAGATCTGCTCTACAAGCTGGTAGCGTCTATCAAGGATGAGGTACAGGAAGATATTCCAGGGGATGATGCAACAGAGGTGGAACTCTACGACTTCATTGTGGACTTTATGAGAAGTGATGCGTTGGTGAGTCTGGAAGACCGTGGCATGAGCCGCCTGCTAATCTTCAATGACCTGATCACTGAACTGCAACAACCTGCATCAGCTTCAGAGGAGCAGTGTGAGTTACCAGCAGAAGCTGCGTCGCTTGAGGTACCTCCAGTGGTTCTTGCAAAGCCGGACAGATCATCGTCTGTAACAAGTCAGGTGACTGATGTGGTAAAGTTGACATATGTTGCTGCTTTACTACCTCGAAGAGAGTTCAAAAATATACAGTGGACAAATTTCTGACTCAGACTCTGATGTTAGTTATACATCACTGTGTAGACAGATTGATGAAGGGCTGTCTGAGAATTTCATTGAGGCAGAAGTTATTCGTATTGTCTTAAAAATAATCAAGCCTGGTACATTCAAAGACATGCTTATGACAACAGAGGGGTTAACTGTAGCAGAGCTCAAACGTTTTCTGAGAGCACACTTACGTGACAAAAGTAGTGCAGAGTTATTCCAGGAGCTTAGCAATGCTaaacaacaggaaacagaaacCCCACAACAGTTCATGTACCGACTCATGGGGCTAAAACAACGAATACTGTTTGCTTCTCAGCAAGGTAGTTCAGAGTTTCAGTATGATAGCAAACTTGTCAGTGGTGTATTCCTTCATTCACTGTATCAGGGAATAAGTGAGAAATATGCATATGTTAGGAGAGACCTTAAACCTGTTATGACCAACACAAGTGTCACTGATGATTTTATACTTGAAATCATTACCAAATCAGTTAGTGAAGAGGTCGCGAGACAGGCACGCCTTGGTCAAACAAACAAGGCTAAAACATTTGCAGTTAATGCCACTCAGCAAGCAGACAGACGTGTAGTCCAGCCTTCAGTAGAAGTCCAAGCCAGTCAGTGGCGCTTCTAGCCTTATTGACTCCCTAGGCAAGTACGTTGCTGacacccccccccacacacacacacacacacccctcccctcaaaataatagaaaaaagcttttaaagtgAAAAGAACAATCTTGTGACATGGTTGAGCGTAGGTAGGTTTTGATAAGCTTAAGCTTAGAAAAACTCCTTTCTGCTTCTGCCACAGTAACTGGTAATGTGAGAGAAATCCTTAGAGCTGTCCACAGATTTGGATAAAGTTCAACCAAGTCAGAATCAAATAGGAAAGAAAGCAGTTCAAATTGTTGCATTGGCTTCTTTGGAAGGGTAGGTAAATGTTTTAGCTCTTTTACAAGCTCATCAGCATCCAGATCAGATTGTCCTTTGTGCTGCCATGTGGAACCAAGTGCCTGACACTGTGCAGTGAGATCTTCATCAGAGAGAGACTGGAAGTTGGAAAGGACTCCAAACTTATTTCCTACACTTTGCAATGTTTCAAACCATTCACTTACACTCGGTGAATTGTgcttgaaaacttttttttttaaagcaatttgCATAATGACAGTGTTCTCAATATACCATACCTTTACCCTTCTCACGCTTCTCttgttcttctcttttcttttttctgaactGGGCCCCTGAGGGttttgaccttttcattttgcgAGAACAAACTACACATTAGCATCTTTCGATGACACGGATCGACTGTTTTGCAGCAGCATCGCATCGCATCAGTCAGGAGGCGGACTGTACCAAATAACAAACATCTTATTGTCTGTAATTGGAAACAAGGTGTATGTGTGAGaatagctttttttctttttgttaggtggaatgtgtgaaaaaagCTTTATCGAAGTAGTCTGATATGTAGCTACTAAGTGGGCTCTTACTAAGGCTTTGAATTAGTACAGCCACCAATTAACTTGCATCAGTCTGTCGCACCCAGTCACCTGTAAACTCCAGGCGTAAACtcaccgtgacgtcacccgttggtttcaacgccgagaaaatgaagcccggattttgctacttcctggttgccgttttggattttttggagccagtgacgtaaaaagcgtcatcaaacagactggaccggagagcaactaggggcaggattggctgaggactctcttatcccgaccacattttaccgcagaggcttctgttgctgtctatcaagtatagccacgccccctggctctgccaactttaacgatttatttaaaattcagcattgatttattttaagatcggccacctgatctctcattttgaccatgaaaactaacgggaaaaaaatcctgagctgtagaaaatcagtctatcaaattttattttttccaaaaatgaattggggtctatggagcaaaagctttttggagccaaccctagcggacagcgtgatattgcaagtttttgacacttcctggttggcttcaattctggaaccagatgctacgtccactatatatacagtctatggtaaaCTCGCACCCCTCTCGCCTTTCCTGATTTGATATATTCCACTGTCCATTTGTTAGCAGAGGGCGCCCCTCTGAGTCTTGACCTAAAGAGGGTGCCATTTGTTATGTAACGTAACACCATCAGAGTGTGAATGGATGCTTACTCAGCTGCGTGCTTATGAAGGgaattgtatttaatgattttttttccccttcatcaTGCCGCCCCCTTGAGTTTGCCGCCCTAGTTGGCTTGTGCAAAAAACCGCCACTGAAGCCAGTGTTCTTCAAACCCAAGCAGAAGTACAGGCAAACCGCACAGCTATAAATGAACTAACAGCCAATTTTGCCGCCTTGGCTAAGGCTCTAGAGAAGGCCCTCACCCCTGTGGGAAGTGTTCCAGAGTCAGCACAGGTTAACTCAGCAAATACAGTGCAACCATCCAACTCTGCCACTAGGGGGCCACGATGCAAGCAATGTGCAGCCCAGGGCACTGCAAGCTGTCACCATTGTTTTAAGTGTTGTAAAGAGGGACATAGAGCTGTTGGCTGCCTGTCAAAGACTAAGCTCATGGGAAACGAGATGAGGTCACTGGGGAGGCACCACCAGTGACTGACCAAGAGCCAGAGTCCCATGTCACAGAGACCAACCAAAATCACACAACTTCAGTCAAAGCCCAACCACCATTAAAGCACAGAACAACAAGAGGAAATCGTATAGCAAAACtagttggaaaaaaatgcaagctCTCCTGTTATCTTAATGGTGTGAAAACTGACATGCTACTTGATAGTGGAGCACAAGTTACTATCCTAGAAAAATCCTggttagaaaaaaaacttaacaaaTGCTGAAATCTGGCCACTTCAAGATCTTCTGCAAGACGATCCACTCAGAATCACAGCAGCTAATGGGACTGATGTTCCCTTTGAAGGATGGACTGAAATATTAGTGGAAATCAAAAGTGCAGAACATGGCCAAGTTGCTATTAATGTGCCCATGTTAGTGAGTCAGAGCTGTGTTAGTGGACTATTGCTGGGGTTCAGTGTAATTGAGGAAATTATCCTTGAGAGTCTTGAGCAGCCAGGAAGTGTTAGTCTGAGTGACCTATTGGCAGAAGCGTTAAAGCTCCACAGAGATACTGCTGAAATCATGGTTGCCGTCATAAGTGAGACTCCAGCCCAAGAAAAACCTGCCAATACCACCATCAGAGTAGGAAAGAGAGGTCTTACAGTTCCAAGCGGCCAAATATGTGAGATCAAGTGTCATATCCGAACATGGCCAAAGGGAGGAACAATGTTATTTGAACCTGACCTAAAGACTGTCCTACCTGAGGGGCTGGAGCTGTTTCCTTCATTGATTGATGTGCCTATTGGTGCTTTCAAAACTGTAAAGATACCAGTCAGCAACTCCACCAAGCGTGACATTTTCCTGCCACCAAAACTAGTCTTGGGCCATATAGAAGAAATTCTTGACAGCAGGCCAGTAACTTTTAGTTCATCACCCCAGCAGTCAGCAAAGTCAACTGAAGGCACCCATCGGTGCACTGCACAGGTTAATTCAGTAGGCAACACCAGTGAAAGCACAAACGGCTCAGCAAACTCACACGCACAAGAAAAATGGCACCCTCCTGTCAGTCTAGAGCATCTTGATCCCGAACAGCAGGAGGTGGTGCGCCAGATGCTTTTCGAGGAGTCTGATGTGTTCGCCAGGGAGGAAGGAGACATAGGCTGTATACCAAACTTACTGCTCAAGATCAATGTTGTGGATGACAACCCTGTTCAAAAGTGCTACAATTCCATACCCAGACCTCTCTACAAGGAGGTGAAACAGTAAGTGCAGAATCTCTTGGATAGAGGTTGGATCCGCAAATCTGTGTCTTCATATTCTTCTCCAGTGGTGTGTGTCAGGAGAAAGGACCAGAGTCTTCGTCTGTGTGTGGACTTTCGAGGGCTGAATCGAAAAAAACAATTCCAGATCGTCACCCATTGCCACGAATCCAGGATCTGCTTGACAGTTTGGGGGGGAACACCTGGTtctctaaccttgccagcaagttgatttctcgcgatatttgtgagttcacaaatctctcaagaaaccatcttgctccactcctgccttcacttttcgtacagcaccaagttggttggggccaatcacgcagcagtattcgtgtgtggggcgggatatccgggtgtgaagacgacaccaagcgccagtagatcaaaacaaacatggcaacggaggacaacgatcgtgtagatgctgctattaagtcaattttagctgaatctcctatcgcttgtttgaaggaagaacgagaggcgctttgcgcatttctggatggtaaagatgtttgtgcttttttacctacgggttttggtaagagtttaatctaccaattggctccgctcgttgtgaagatcccgcgattggctaaaaacaaacctgtcagaggcgggacatactgttgcattgtccaatccgtgcctctttcctccgaacggatttacatggagcgttcccagattgatattgtggagtactatcaagtactacacaatttttaatctggctattgccaggttactgGTTCTCCATACTCGATCAAGGCAGGGCATACCACCAAGGATTCGTGAGTGAGGAATCCAGACATCTCACAGCCTTCAGTACACCATGGGGGTTGTATGAATGGGTCCGTATCCCTTTTGGCTTAACTAATGCACCTGCAGCTTTTCAGAGGTGTATGGAAAGTGTGTTGGAAGGTATTCGAGACGAATGCTGTGCTCCATACCTTGATGATGTGTTGTGTTACTCAGTGTCCTTTGAGGATCACATACATCACCTCAGACAAGTTCTAAGCCACATGAGGGAGCACGGCATCAAACTGAGACCCACCAAGTGTGAGTTGTTCAAAAGAGAGGTTCGTTACCTTGGCAGGCTGGTGTCTGGAGAAGGAGTTAAGATCGATCCACAGGATTTGGCAGCAGTGATGGCACTTAAAGACAAACAACCTCGCACTGTTGGAGATGTCAAGTCCCTGTTGGGATTTCTGGGATACTACCGCTCCTTCATCCAAGAATTCTCCCGACTGACAAAACCATTGTTTGAACTGCTGCAGAAACCAAATGACATTAAAGGTGACACTGAGAGACAATCTAGCAAAAGTACAGTCAGGACCAGGAAGACAGATAAAGGGCAGCTTCCATCAAAAACACCCATCACATGGCAAGCAGAACACAGAGATGCTGTGGCCAAGCTGTTGGATATGCGAACTCACCCTCCTGTCCTGGCTTACCCCAACTTTGACCTTCCCTTTGTACTGCACACCGATGCGTCCAATGAAGGGCTAGGAGCAGTGTTATACCAGTGTCAGGAAAACAAGTTAAGGGTCATTGGTTACGGCTCAAGAACTCTAACACCTGCCGAGAGAAATTACCACCTCCACTCTGGTAAACTTGAGTTCTTGGCTCTCAAATGGGCCATCTGTGATAAGTTTAGGGATTATTTGTATTATGCCCCAACATTCACAGTGTACACCGATAACAATCCTTTAACTTATGTTCTCAGCACTGCCAGATTAAATGCTGTGGGACACAGATGGGTCGGTGAGCTCACTGATTTCCACTTCGATATTAAGTACCGGCCGGGGAAGATGAACACAGATGCAGATACATTGTCAAGGTGTCCCCTGAACCTTTAGGATGACATGAAAGAACATACAGAGATTATCTCACCTGAGATTGTCTCTACCATATGGTGAGGCAGCAAAGCAGCTCAAGAGAGTGATGTACCTTGAGTTGCCGCCCTGCAGCTTAACAATGCAAATGTGGATGCTGTGACACCTGAGAATGTTTCCAGTGTTACACCAGAAAACACGTATGTGGCACAGCAGGAAGACACAGCCATTGCAGAAGTTGTCTCACTGAAACTTAGGAACTGGACTCCAAATAGAAGTGACAAAAGAAACATGAGGAAAGAGACCAAAAGACTGCTATATGAATGGAATAAGCTCGAGGTGGATGATGGCATTCTCTATCGAAAGACTGAACAACACAGGCAGCTTGTCCTTCCAAAAAAGTTGAGAGCCATTGTACTGAAAAGCTTGCACAATGACATGGGCCATGTTGGTGCTGAGAAAGTGACTCATCTTGCCCGTGAGAGATTTTACTGGCCCAACATGCAGAATAAGATAGAAGACTATGTCAACAAAAGGTGTGTCTGCCTTAAACAGAAGCGTCCCAGTCTTCCACAGAGAGCGCCTATGGGACACATCTCCACAAGCAGTCCATTCGAGTTAGTGTGTATTGATTATCTACACTTGGAGCAAAGTCAAGTCTATGAGTATATACTTGTCATTGTAGACCATTTCACACGCTTTGCTGAAGCGTatccaacaaaaaataaagcaggaaaACGGCAGCCGACAAGATTTTTCAGGACTTCATTCCCCGCTTCGGATATCCTAAGCTTCACCATGATCAGGGAAAGGAGTTCGACAACAGCTTGTTCAAAAGGTTACAACAGCTGGCTGGTATTGGTCATTCACGAACTACACCATACCATCCGCAGGGTGATggtcagttattgattacatgCAGACACTAATAAAACTACTAGGTTACAGATCACACTAATTCCACTTAGATATTTTGATGTTtaggatttttgttttaatacattttctctgactggatcTCTTTGAACTTTAGTTGAATACCCCCTGCTGTACATCATTAGATGTTTGCAGGGTGACAGCAACAGGAAAACTGTCATGACAACATAACAGCTTTTGTTACCCCCATACACTGTGTTTGTAACTAAGATCAGTCTGTGTCAACTCATACATGCAACCCACTATACCAAAAGTTTCTAATGCATTTTAAGTTCCTGTGAAGTCAGTGTGTGTTAATGCATTCATATCAGTTAGTATTTCTTGTAGGCTCTCTGCATTCATACCACATTTACTGATATATTAGGCCTATAATATAATCAGTTTGCACTGTAAACTCCAATCTCCTCATCCTGGGAGAAAAGGTGGGCGGTATATTGGAGAACATGACCTTTGTCTTTATTATTTGAATGTCAGAAGTGAATTGCTCTGCACAAAGGTAACGCAAATATCCTGCGTTGGCATGACTTTGCataaattaaatcatttaatattGTGTCCTTTacatgatttttacattttcactttcatgCACAGCCTCTTGGAGACACACCAGCCATACTGTATGTtcaactacacacgtggacaaaattgttggtacccctcagtcaaagaaggaaaaacccacaattctcactgaaatcacttgaaactcacaaaagtaacaataaataaaaattgattgaaaattaaataatcaaaatcagccatcacttttgaattgttgattaacataattatttaaaaaaaacaaactaatgaaatagggctggacaaaaatgatggtacccataacttaatattttgttgcacaaccttttgaggcaatcactgcaattaaacgatttctgtatttgtcaatgagcgttctgcagctgtcaacaggtattttggcccactcctcatgagcaaacagctccagttgtctcaggtttgatgggtgtcttctccaaatggcatgtttcagctccttccacatatgttcaatgggattcagatctgggctcatagaaggccactttagaatagtccaacgcttttctctcagccattcttgggtgtttttggctgtgtgttttggatcgttgtcctgttggaagacccatgacctgcgactgagaccaagctttctgacactaggcagcacatttctctccagaatgccttgatagtcttcagatttcatcgtaccttgcacactttcaagacatcctgtgccagatgcagcaaagcagccccaaaacattactgagcctcctccatgtttcaccgtagggacagtgttcttttcttcgtatgcttggtttttgagtctatgaacatagagttgatgtgccttaccaaaaagctccagtttggtctcatctgtccaaaggacattctcccagaagctttgtggcttgtcaacatgcattttttgcaaattccagtctcgcttttttatgagtttttttcagcagtggtgtcctccttggtcgtctcccatgaagtccactttggctcaaacaatgacgaatggtgcgatctgacactgatgtaccttggccttggagttcacctttaatttctttggaggttgctctgggctctttggatacaattccaacgatccgtctcttcaatttgtcatcaattttccttcttcgctttctgttgtccatgttcagtgtggtacacaccttttcaccaaacagcagggtgactacttgtctccctttaaataggcagactgactgattatgagtttggaaacacctgtgatgtcaattaaatgacacacctgagttaatcatgtcactctggtcaaatagttttcaatcttttatagaggtaccatcatttttgtccaggcctgtttcattagtttgtttttttaaataattatgttaatcaacaattcaaaagtaatggctgtttttgatgatttaattttcaataaatttttatttattgttacttttgtgagtttcaagtgatttcagtgagaattgtgggtttttccttctttaactgaggggtaccaacaattttgtccacgtgtgtatgccaCTTAAATGAACAGCAGACACGTATCAGGTTTGAGAAGTGTTTTTTATGACTGTGAACATGGATTAATATCCTGCACACCTGAGAAGTGCAAGTTTGATTCAAGCTCTGGTCCTTGTCTTTGTCCTTTTTTCCAGTTTAAACGCTGATGATTACAGGAATAACTGTTATTTCATATGGAAGAGGTGAAATATCCATCATGGGGCCGACCCAGTTCAAAAGCCTCTGCTGATAAGAACAGAAGAAATAAGCTGTTTATAGAAAATCAGTTTGTGTATTCTTACTTACCATTACATGATTAGTTTCTGTTTATCTAGTTCATTACTGGCACAACTTTATCTGCAGCTGCAGGTCTCACTATGAATAACAAAGATGTTGAATTAGTGCAGCATGCAGATGATCACATGTATAAAACCCTTCTACCAGATCATTTTTTGATGTtccaaaacatgagacaaatagTGGGaaagaaatctaaaaataactTTCCTCCAAAAGTACTAGACCTTAATAAAACAGCCCCATGATCTAGAAATATGGCcacatttacaattttttaaagaactgCCTTTTCTTCTCTGCATTCATTAGCTCagcctttatttatacagggTGGTGCAGTGAGTAGTTGCTGTCTTTTATAATGTGTACATTGTAAACATGAATCAAAAATACACTTGAACAAATATACAACTTACAACAAAGGATAAGGTTGAAATTGAGAAAGGGTGGACAGGGCACCACATGAAATGTTTGATTGACTGGATTGACTGATACATGTAGAGCAGAACCAGTTTTATGAACCAACATGAGCTGCATCTGCTTTTCGAACAAAAAATCTGTACATGTAAGTCGAGCAAAATGAAAACTCACTCAGAAGCTGTCATATGAGACAGGCTGCATACTGATGAAGACACATATGAATTTATCATCAGTGGTAAGAAAATGGAAAGAAGAGAACAGTATCAGGAGGAGGATTTTCTCTGATGCACACTGATTGATCAATGTCTTGAAGATAGCATTTTTGACTCAGATCTTCTGTTGAACTTCtaagaaacatgaaatattacTGGACAGCAGCTGagtgtgttattttacagtcaagCCGTGAGCAGAACCATGTGTTTTTCGTGAGATTTCTGCAGCCTTCTTTCATTCAACAAGTTATCTTTTGATTCTAAACTGTGTTGAAAACATGACTGAACTATTGATTATTTCCAAATACAGTTTATACTACTTCACCGCTCTGTTGATACTGGCAGCTGCTCAATTGTACATTGTCCATAGTTCAagaacagacacaaagaaattCTCACCTACGGAAACGATctgctcctttttttcccccttgacTCACAGATCTTTGGTGATAGCACAAAAATGGGATGGGACTAAATTCCACCAATCCAGATGTGGTAGGCAGGAGCATGGTATAAAACCAGCCTTCTGTGCGTATCAGCTCCACTCCTCACTTTGTTTACCAGCTATAACGTCTTCTATTGTCTGTCAGCTGTTGTCCTTCACTCTGAAACCATGGCCAAGGACATGACTCTGTTGTGGGGCAACGGCTCTCCTCCCTGTTGGAGGGTGATGAtcatgctggaggagaagcagctgcagggcTACAACCAAAAACTGCTCTCCTTTgagaaaaaggaagagaaatCTCAGGAAGTCCTGGACATGAACCCCAGAGGTCAGGTGGGTTGAAGTCAAACTAGCCGTTTACCTAGAAACCAGTCAAATCCTGTCACAACTTCAGTCTGTATTTTTTATCCGAATTTATTTTACACACACTTGATCTTAAAGtagttattttaatttttgaattCCCCGTTTGTCTTCAAGCTTCCTTCCTTCAAATGTGGGAAACATATCCTGAATGAGTCCTACGCCGCCTGCTTTTTTCTGGAGGTGAGAACTTGGCCGAGGTCTTGAACTGGGATCTAGTTAATATTTCATGCAGCCAAGGAGTTAATAAGTAAGAGGGCTGTGCTgctttacagacaaacaagcatcCTACACCGCAGAGGAAAAGAAACTGAAGTTCCATGCTGTTCTTAATAATACTTCCTCTTTTTATGTTCCCATCAACAGAACCAGTACAAGTCTCAGGGAACCAAACTGATCCCTGACTCTCCCGATGTACAAGCAGTGATGTACCAGCGCATGTTTGAGGCTTTCACACTCGGCCAGAAAATGAGTATGTTCACACTGATAGGCATAATTGACTATTTCATTCTTGTTTTGTGAGGCAGGATTTTCATGCTCGCCCTAAAAATCCTTCATCTTCATAAAAAATGGGCCAAAATCCATGTTACCTGAGGTGTTCAAAACACACGATATGCACTAATGAGTCATGCACTGACTTAATGAATTCACGACATAATGCATTAAATCTATGTACATTATATCTGAATCTAAACCCTCACAACAGGTAGTAATGTTGAAGGTTCACGTTAATCCCACAAAGGATCATATGCTCAGATTAGTTCACATGTAAAACTAAAATCACGAGACCGTGTTCTTTACTTCTTGAGGAGGGCTGCTAAACTAACACAGCTGGAATCCCAGTTCATTACAATagataaatgcagcatttcaggCTGTTATTTGAACCGTTTTTACTGTCCTCAGTGTGAAGCCGATGTTATATAATGATGTCCTGACTGACCCCAGCCACTGCTGGTAAAAAGAAGCTAAGGCCCAAACACAATGTGGGAGTCCATGTTATGCAACATGTGCACAGATTTCTTTGATTAGCCTCATAGCCCTCATATCTCAGAAAATGGTTGTTacaactaaatattttttgacatttttcagcgGATGTTATCTACTACAACTTCTTGGTCCCAGAGGGGGAGAGACACGACTCTGCTGTTCAGAGAAACAGGGAGGCTTTGAGAGCTGAGCTCAAGCTGTGGGAGGGATACCTGAATAAAACGGTAAACACTTTAACACTCACACCACACACTACAGAGTGTTACTTAGGAAGACATTCATAAGCAAGAGGCTGTAATATAATGTTacaatgcagcagcagcactttgaATTACTGTTATTGTTTTTCTCAGCCATATTAAATGTTCATATAAGTGCTGCTCCAACTGTAATAATGATATGAGATGATCTGGGAGAGTTTTTAGTAGGATAGAGGTGAATGATTTAATGCTTGAGTAACAGCTcagcattttaataaaaatgctcAGTAACGACAGCTGAGAGTAAAACAAGCACATTGATATGTTGGGCTTATTCCAGGTAAGATAAAGCCATACCACGACCTAcagcttgttgttgtttcttttaattattaCAGTTAAAAATCCATGGACTGCTGGGCC from Acanthochromis polyacanthus isolate Apoly-LR-REF ecotype Palm Island chromosome 11, KAUST_Apoly_ChrSc, whole genome shotgun sequence includes the following:
- the LOC127536140 gene encoding glutathione S-transferase A-like, producing MAKDMTLLWGNGSPPCWRVMIMLEEKQLQGYNQKLLSFEKKEEKSQEVLDMNPRGQLPSFKCGKHILNESYAACFFLENQYKSQGTKLIPDSPDVQAVMYQRMFEAFTLGQKMTDVIYYNFLVPEGERHDSAVQRNREALRAELKLWEGYLNKTDCCLAGKEFTLADVLVFPDVAYLFYCGLSTERYPALAKYYNSLKDRPSIKASWPPYWFSVIDKEVLKTV